One genomic segment of Arthrobacter sp. JZ12 includes these proteins:
- a CDS encoding MMPL family transporter: MLAKKWMRAVLPAFIVLLWFIGAGFGGPTFGKLEEVSSNDQASFLPASAESTEAGQLQEAFTDSTAVPAVIVVESEEEIAPGELGQYQELTEVLADVEGLEPAAEGQPAVVGPIPSEDGLAVQYIASVSDDVELGETITSLREVLERELPDGTEGFVTGPAGFTADLVSAFGGIDGILLAVALAAVFVILLAVYRALLLPFLVLFTSVFALATSILLVYAFALWGWIDLSGQSQGILSILVIGAATDYALLLVARFREALTEYSSKWDAMKVAYRASVEPIVASGATVILALLCLLFSDLNSNRSLGPIAAIGIVFSLLAALTLLPALLLLFGRSAFWPLRPKAGTHPIGASAGAATGLEGLRGVWKRVGRLISRASRPVWIVSLLVLAAGSLGLLQLQANGVPQSSLILTPSNAVDGQDVLARHFDAGSGSPLTVIAQEGQEDEVLEILEAQEGVTEATVTADQAGAVVVREGNVLVRATLDYQADSAEAEAVVQQLRSDLDQVSPDVLVGGVTAVALDTNVTAQADLAKIIPIVLVVILVILMLLLRSVLAPVLLIGSVVLSYATALGVSALVFNNLLGFDGADASVPLFGFVFLVALGVDYNIFLMTRVREESLRIGTRRGILRGLGVTGGVITSAGIVLAATFAALVVIPILFLAQIAFIVAFGVLLDTVIVRSLLVPALAYDIGPKIWWPSKLARFDGGRGAGGERGNDHVRHSAVGPFKAEDSVGVSRQSQ, encoded by the coding sequence CGGTGGGCCGACGTTCGGGAAACTCGAGGAGGTCTCCAGCAATGACCAGGCATCCTTCCTCCCCGCAAGCGCAGAGTCCACCGAGGCAGGGCAGCTGCAGGAAGCCTTCACGGACTCGACGGCGGTGCCTGCGGTGATTGTCGTCGAGTCGGAGGAGGAGATTGCGCCGGGTGAGCTGGGCCAATACCAGGAGCTGACAGAAGTTTTGGCGGACGTGGAAGGGCTGGAACCGGCCGCTGAAGGCCAGCCCGCCGTCGTCGGCCCCATCCCGTCGGAGGATGGGCTGGCCGTGCAGTACATCGCCTCCGTGTCCGACGACGTCGAACTGGGGGAGACGATCACCTCGCTTCGCGAGGTACTTGAGCGGGAACTCCCCGACGGGACGGAAGGTTTCGTGACCGGGCCTGCTGGATTCACGGCGGACCTGGTCAGCGCCTTCGGCGGTATTGACGGCATCCTCCTCGCGGTAGCGCTCGCCGCCGTCTTCGTGATCCTGCTCGCCGTTTACCGCGCGCTGCTGTTGCCCTTCCTGGTGCTCTTCACGTCCGTCTTTGCACTCGCAACCTCCATCCTGCTCGTCTACGCCTTCGCGCTCTGGGGGTGGATAGACCTTAGCGGTCAGAGCCAGGGCATTCTGTCCATCCTGGTGATCGGTGCGGCGACCGACTACGCGCTGCTGCTGGTTGCGCGTTTCCGGGAAGCGCTCACCGAATACAGTTCGAAGTGGGACGCCATGAAGGTCGCCTACCGGGCGTCCGTGGAGCCGATTGTCGCCTCTGGTGCAACCGTCATCCTCGCCCTGCTGTGCCTGCTCTTCTCCGACCTCAACTCGAACCGAAGCCTGGGCCCGATTGCCGCGATCGGCATTGTCTTCTCGTTGCTCGCCGCGCTGACCCTCCTGCCGGCACTGCTGCTGCTGTTCGGCCGGAGCGCGTTCTGGCCGCTCCGACCGAAGGCAGGCACGCACCCCATCGGCGCTTCGGCCGGGGCGGCCACCGGACTTGAGGGGTTGCGGGGAGTCTGGAAGCGCGTCGGCCGACTCATCTCGCGCGCTTCACGACCCGTGTGGATAGTCTCGCTCCTGGTGCTCGCAGCAGGATCGCTCGGCCTGCTGCAACTGCAGGCCAACGGGGTGCCGCAGTCCTCCCTGATCCTTACGCCGTCCAACGCCGTTGACGGCCAGGACGTGCTCGCACGCCACTTCGATGCCGGTTCAGGCAGTCCGCTCACTGTCATCGCGCAGGAGGGCCAGGAGGACGAAGTGCTCGAGATCCTCGAAGCGCAGGAGGGCGTCACCGAGGCGACCGTCACCGCGGACCAGGCGGGCGCCGTCGTCGTACGCGAAGGGAACGTCCTGGTGCGCGCCACGCTGGACTACCAGGCCGACTCGGCAGAGGCCGAGGCCGTGGTCCAGCAGCTGCGGAGCGACCTCGATCAGGTGAGCCCGGATGTGCTCGTGGGAGGGGTGACCGCGGTTGCGCTGGACACCAACGTCACGGCACAGGCCGACCTGGCCAAGATCATCCCGATCGTGCTCGTGGTGATTCTGGTGATCCTCATGCTCCTGCTGCGATCGGTGCTGGCGCCGGTTCTGCTGATCGGATCGGTGGTGCTCTCCTATGCGACAGCGCTCGGTGTGTCGGCGCTGGTGTTCAACAACCTGCTCGGTTTTGACGGTGCGGACGCTTCGGTGCCGCTGTTCGGGTTCGTCTTCCTGGTGGCGCTCGGCGTGGACTACAACATCTTCCTGATGACCCGGGTGCGGGAGGAATCGCTGCGGATCGGAACGCGGCGCGGCATCCTGCGCGGTCTCGGCGTGACCGGCGGCGTGATCACCTCGGCGGGAATTGTGCTCGCTGCAACGTTCGCTGCGCTGGTCGTGATTCCCATCCTCTTCCTGGCACAGATCGCGTTCATCGTGGCGTTCGGCGTGCTGCTGGATACCGTGATCGTCCGGTCGCTGCTGGTGCCTGCGCTCGCCTACGACATAGGCCCGAAGATCTGGTGGCCATCGAAGCTCGCACGCTTCGACGGCGGGCGTGGCGCCGGTGGCGAGCGCGGGAATGATCACGTGCGGCATTCAGCGGTCGGTCCCTTCAAAGCAGAGGATTCAGTGGGAGTGTCTAGACAATCCCAGTGA